From the Prunus dulcis chromosome 4, ALMONDv2, whole genome shotgun sequence genome, one window contains:
- the LOC117625661 gene encoding uncharacterized protein LOC117625661, whose translation MEVYVDDMLVKSRTADQHIPNLSAMFTILKQYKMRLNPTKCAFGVASGKFLGFKISQRGIEANPEKIQAILDMTIPKTVKDIQSLTGRVAALTRFISKATDRCAPFFKALKGTKRNITWTAECETAFSELKEYMGRAPLLSTPEHGDILVVYLSVSASAVSSMLIRSKDNAEHPVHYVSKALQDAEVRYPDIKKLAFALVVSARRLRPYFQAHTIHVLTNQPLRQVLQKPETSGRLVKWAIELGEFDIHYKPRPAMRGQAVADFLSEFTEPQASAATQLITEPNPSPSQGQTPTENTLDLTQPLWTLFVDGSSNAQGCGAGLVLISPDKVALEYALRFNFQASNNEAEYEALLAGLRLAKEMDARQIQIFSDSQLVVHQVNQDFTAKDASMTAYLQHARHLLATFHAHTIRQVPRSENSHADALARLASALEQGMGRHIHIEFLAQPSTQAPLICTIDHSLTWMDPILQFLQNQTLPANPAEARRVRHRSARYLIINGSLYKRGFSLPYLRCLTPEEGHYVLREIHEGICGNHSGARSLAHKAIRQGYFWPSLHTDAQAFTQKCDKCQRFANIPQLPAEPLTAMVSPLPFAQWGLDLIGPMPEGKGQVKYAVVAVDYFTKWAEAEALATITAARIESFVWQNIVCRFRIPNSIVTDNGRQFDNAKFKQFCSNLKIRLCFASPAHPQSNGQVEAGNKIIKKTLKTKLDKAKGCWPELLLEVLWSYRTTFRTSTGETPFSLSFGTEAVAPVEIGQPTYRTSTYDATTNDEQLALNLDFIDELRDQSSMRNVAYKQRIAKYYDSRVKPRAFKMGDWVMRKVSLATKNPNEGTLGPTWEGPYEIIKICRPGTYQLRDSTGKTLPHPWNADHLKYYYK comes from the coding sequence ATGGAGGTTTATGTCGACGACATGCTAGTCAAGAGTCGCACAGCCGACCAGCACATCCCCAACCTCTCTGCCATGTTCACCATCCTGAAGCAGTACAAGATGAGGCTGAACCCCACCAAATGTGCATTCGGGGTGGCTTCAGGCAAATTTCTTGGCTTCAAGATCAGCCAAAGGGGTATTGAGGCCAACCCAGAAAAGATCCAGGCCATCTTAGATATGACAATACCTAAGACAGTCAAGGATATCCAAAGCCTTACAGGGCGTGTTGCTGCCCTGACCAGATTTATCTCCAAGGCCACTGACCGCTGTGCCCCATTCTTCAAGGCCCTTAAGGGCACAAAGAGAAACATCACTTGGACTGCCGAGTGTGAAACGGCTTTCAGCGAGCTCAAGGAGTATATGGGCCGAGCTCCTTTGTTGTCAACCCCTGAGCACGGAGACATCCTCGTGGTTTATCTCTCCGTCTCAGCTTCGGCTGTTAGCTCTATGCTCATTCGATCGAAGGACAACGCGGAGCACCCAGTGCATTATGTCAGTAAGGCATTGCAAGATGCAGAAGTTCGATACCCAGATATCAAAAAATTGGCGTTCGCCCTGGTTGTCTCGGCTAGACGCCTCCGACCATATTTCCAAGCTCACACCATCCATGTCTTAACCAACCAACCGCTAAGACAGGTGCTGCAGAAGCCAGAAACCTCCGGGAGACTGGTTAAATGGGCCATTGAACTTGGCGAGTTTGACATTCATTACAAACCCCGCCCGGCTATGAGGGGGCAGGCCGTTGCTGACTTCTTATCTGAATTCACGGAGCCCCAAGCTTCTGCAGCTACCCAGCTCATAACCGAACCCAATCCCTCTCCGAGCCAGGGCCAAACCCCCACCGAAAACACTCTCGACCTAACCCAGCCCCTGTGGACCTTATTCGTGGATGGCTCTTCTAATGCCCAGGGATGTGGGGCCGGCCTCGTTCTCATCTCCCCAGACAAGGTTGCCCTCGAGTACGCCCTCCGCTTCAATTTCCAAGCGTCCAACAATGAGGCCGAATATGAAGCACTCTTAGCTGGCCTTCGCCTAGCCAAAGAGATGGACGCCCGGCAAATTCAGATCTTCAGCGATTCACAACTCGTGGTCCACCAGGTCAACCAGGACTTCACGGCCAAGGATGCCTCTATGACGGCTTACCTCCAGCACGCTCGGCACTTGCTGGCAACCTTCCACGCCCACACTATCAGGCAAGTGCCGCGCTCAGAGAATAGCCATGCCGATGCACTAGCCAGGTTGGCATCAGCCTTGGAGCAAGGAATGGGTCGCCACATCCACATCGAGTTTTTGGCCCAGCCCAGCACACAAGCCCCACTCATCTGCACTATTGATCACAGCCTTACATGGATGGACCCCATCCTCCAGTTCTTGCAGAACCAAACACTACCGGCTAACCCAGCCGAGGCACGACGCGTTCGCCATCGCTCTGCCCGTTACCTGATCATTAACGGCTCCTTATATAAGCGGGGCTTCAGCCTTCCTTACCTTCGATGCCTAACTCCAGAGGAGGGTCACTATGTCCTCCGAGAAATCCATGAAGGCATCTGCGGTAACCACTCGGGCGCACGCTCGCTAGCCCATAAGGCAATCCGCCAAGGATACTTCTGGCCTTCACTCCACACTGATGCCCAGGCCTTCACCCAGAAATGCGACAAGTGTCAGCGATTTGCCAACATCCCACAACTCCCGGCTGAACCATTGACCGCCATGGTCAGCCCTTTGCCATTTGCCCAATGGGGACTGGATCTCATTGGACCCATGCCAGAGGGCAAGGGCCAAGTCAAATATGCAGTTGTGGCTGTagactacttcaccaagtgGGCTGAGGCCGAGGCCCTGGCCACTATCACTGCGGCTCGCATCGAATCTTTTGTGTGGCAGAACATTGTATGTCGCTTCCGCATCCCCAACTCCATCGTCACCGACAATGGCCGGCAATTTGACAAtgccaaattcaaacaattttgttccaACCTCAAGATTCGTCTATGCTTCGCCTCCCCAGCCCATCCTCAGTCCAATGGCCAGGTCGAAGCCGGgaacaaaattatcaagaagACCCTCAAGACAAAACTTGACAAAGCCAAGGGCTGCTGGCCAGAACTACTCCTGGAAGTACTCTGGTCCTACCGCACCACCTTCCGCACATCCACGGGTGAGACGCCATTCTCCCTATCATTTGGAACCGAGGCCGTGGCTCCGGTAGAGATTGGCCAGCCCACATACCGAACGTCCACTTACGACGCCACGACCAATGACGAGCAGTTGGCACTCAACCTCGACTTCATTGACGAACTCCGGGACCAATCGAGCATGCGCAATGTCGCGTACAAACAACGCATCGCCAAATACTACGACTCCCGAGTCAAGCCCCGTGCTTTCAAAATgggggactgggtcatgcgcaaggtttCCTTGGCTACCAAAAATCCCAACGAAGGTACCCTCGGCCCTACATGGGAAGGTCCTTACgagattatcaaaatctgcCGCCCCGGCACTTATCAGCTTCGCGACTCAACAGGCAAGACGCTGCCTCACCCGTGGAACGCTGACCacctcaagtactactacaagtaa
- the LOC117626641 gene encoding ribosomal lysine N-methyltransferase 3 isoform X1, producing MGKGSSRRVRAFKRWMKREGIECSDALDLRDEGVEIGISVSALAHLKEGDVVARIPKLTCLTTRTTAARDIISAAAGEGEEESCLGGLAGLAVALMYERSLGERSRWAAYLELLSKEEESLPLVWRADEVEQLLAGTELEGTVKEDKGVMWKEWKESIEPTLLLQMHPLDAAAVEFDPSFFGFGDYLAARTLISSRSFQIDEYHGVGMVPLADLFNHKTGAEDVHLMTSPHKSEYNTTQENNESDTTSTSISAIHDDDMSASITVDEGEGDDSGGEGDNGDRDNSEGGDDDDSDDSGDGDSDDYGDGDGDGDDSDGDDLEMTMVKDVKLGAEVFNTYGSLGNAALLHRYGFTEPDNPYDIVNIDLELILQWSSSLFSGQHRRARLSLWKRLDYSGCVTHNSEYFEVSFNGEPEIEMLVLLYIMLLPHDAYYKMDLALATAGSSSKPMDIIFSNKSKKLCHKTGLLSEDLLLRKSLCNALLSLADMRDSLYGTNSIEDDIEALGRCCCLSDKKLYHSLMLRISERRILQKLKMYAAKETSVRKKLKRK from the exons ATGGGAAAGGGGAGTAGCAGACGGGTGAGGGCGTTCAAGCGGTGGATGAAGCGGGAAGGGATCGAATGCAGCGACGCCCTGGACTTGAGGGACGAAGGAGTCGAAATCGGAATCAGCGTGAGCGCCCTAGCCCACCTCAAGGAAGGGGACGTGGTGGCCAGAATACCAAAGCTCACGTGCCTCACCACAAGAACCACCGCCGCACGTGACATTATCTCCGCCGCCGCCGGTGAGGGCGAGGAGGAGTCTTGTTTAGGAGGGTTAGCAGGGCTGGCGGTGGCGCTGATGTACGAGAGGAGCTTGGGAGAGCGTTCACGGTGGGCCGCATACCTTGAGTTGTTGAGCAAAGAAGAAGAGTCGTTGCCTTTGGTTTGGAGGGCCGACGAGGTTGAGCAGCTGCTGGCAGGGACAGAGCTGGAGGGAACGGTCAAGGAAGACAAAGGAGTTATGTGGAAGGAGTGGAAGGAGAGCATTGAGCCCACGTTACTACTGCAAATGCATCCTTTGGATGCGGCCGCCGTTGAATTCGACCCGAGCTTCTTCGGATTCGGAGACTACTTGGCGGCAAGAACGCTGATATCTTCTCGTTCTTTTCAGATTGATGAATACCACGGAGTAGGAATGGTTCCTTTGGCTGACCT GTTTAATCATAAAACGGGAGCTGAGGATGTGCACTTAATGACCTCTCCTCACAAAAGTGAATACAACACCACCCAAGAAAACAATGAATCTGATACTACTAGTACTAGTATTAGTGCCATTCATGATGATGATATGTCTGCTTCTATTACTGTTGACGAGGGTGAGGGTGACGATAGTGGAGGTGAGGGTGACAATGGTGATCGTGACAATAGTGAGGgcggtgatgatgatgacagTGATGATTCTGGTGACGGTGACAGTGATGAttatggtgatggtgatggtgatggtgatgacAGTGATGGTGATGATTTGGAAATGACTATGGTGAAAGATGTCAAACTGGGAGCTGAG GTCTTTAATACATACGGGTCATTGGGTAATGCTGCACTGCTTCACAGATATGGATTTACAGAGCCAGATAATCCGTATGACATTGTCAATATCGACTTGGAACTGATACTCCAGTGGAGTTCATCCTTGTTTTCTGGCCAGCATCGTAGAGCAAGGCTATCCCTCTGGAAAAGATTGGATTACTCTGGATGTGTCACCCACAACTCTGAATATTTTGAGGTTTCATTTAATGGAGAACCTGAAATTGAGATGTTGGTTTTATTGTACATAATGTTGTTACCACATGATGCATATTATAAGATGGATCTTGCTCTAGCAACTGCAGGAAGTTCCAGTAAACCCATGGACATCATTTTTTccaataaaagcaaaaaattgTGCCACAAAACTGGACTATTGAGTGAGGACCTGTTGCTGAGAAAATCTCTTTGTAATGCTCTTTTGTCCCTTGCAGATATGCGGGACAGCCTTTATGGTACAAATTCAATAGAAGATGATATAGAAGCATTGGGCAGGTGTTGTTGCTTAAGTGACAAAAAGTTGTACCATTCTTTGATGCTTCGTATCAGTGAGAGGAGGATCCTTCAGAAGCTTAAAATGTATGCTGCTAAAGAAACCTCTGTAAGGAAgaagttgaaaagaaaatga
- the LOC117625147 gene encoding chloride channel protein CLC-c-like — MDEGNHSASNLPLRRESGVDIENLDLLDGKERENRTTYGEPLLTKRKNTTSQIAIVGSNVCPIESLDYEIFENELFRQDWRSAKKIQVFQYVVLKWAFALLIGLVTGLVGFFNNIAVENMAGFKLLLTSDLMSDEKYYKAFAAYAASNVGLAAVAAALCAFIAPAAAGSGIPEVKAYLNGVDAHSILAPSTLFVKIFGSILGVSAGFVVGKEGPMVHTGACIASFLGQGGSRKYHLTWSWLRYFKNDRDRRDLITCGAAAGVAAAFRAPVGGVLFALEEAASWWRSALLWRTFFTTAVVAIVLRVFIQYCTTGNCGLFGQGGLIMYDVSAANATYSGPDILAVLFLGILGGIFGSIYNYLVDKVIRTYSIIHEKGAAAKILLVITIALLTSCLSYGLPWFAECQACPTDESVRCPSVGQSGNYKSFNCPSGYYNDLASLFLNTNDDAIRNLFSTSTTKEFHISSLFIFFAAVYFLGIITYGIAIPSGLFIPVILAGACYGRLVGRLFESISTLDTGLFALLGSASFLGGTMRMTVSLCIILLELTNDLLLLPLVMLVLLISKTVADNFNKGIYDQIVKIKGLPYLEAHAEPYMRHLVTSDVVSGPLVTFSGIEKVGRILDALRTTGHNGFPVIDEPPFSEAPELCGLVLRSHLLILLKGKIFSKDRVVCGAEILHRFAAFDFAKAGSGKGIKLEDLDIEEEEMDMYVDLHPITNASPYTVVETMSLAKAAILFRQLGLRHLCLVPKSQGRPPIVGILTRHDFMPEHILGLYPHIKAH, encoded by the exons ATGGATGAAGGAAATCATAGCGCCAGCAACTTGCCATTACGAAGGGAAAGTGGTGTTGACATCGAGAATTTGGATTTATTGGATGGAAAGGAGAGGGAGAACAGGACGACATACGGCGAACCACTTCTGACTAAGAGGAAAAATACAACCTCCCAGATTGCCATTGTGGGTTCCAATGTCTGTCCCATTGAGAGCCTTGACTACGA AATTTTTGAAAATGAACTATTTAGGCAAGACTGGAGGTCAGCTAAGAAGATTCAAGTATTTCAGTATGTTGTGCTAAAGTGGGCTTTTGCACTTCTCATTGGGCTTGTTACTGGACTAGTTGGCTTTTTCAATAATATTGCAGTTGAGAATATGGCTGGATTCAAGCTACTTTTGACTAGCGATCTCATGTCTGACGAAAA ATATTACAAGGCTTTTGCAGCATATGCTGCCAGCAATGTAGGTTTAGCCGCAGTAGCAGCAGCTCTTTGTGCATTTATTGCTCCTGCTGCGGCAGGTTCTGGTATTCCTGAGGTGAAAGCTTATTTGAACGGTGTGGATGCGCATTCAATACTGGCTCCGAGCACTCTCTTTGTCAAG ATTTTTGGTTCCATTCTTGGTGTTTCTGCCGGATTTGTGGTTGGTAAAGAAGGGCCTATGGTACATACAGGTGCTTGCATAGCCTCTTTTCTTGGGCAGGGAGGCTCTCGCAAGTATCATCTAACTTGGTCATGGCTAAGATACTTCAAAAACGATCGCGACCGACGAGACTTGATCACATGTGGTGCTGCTGCTGGTGTAGCTGCTGCATTTCGTGCCCCAGTTGGTGGTGTTCTGTTTGCTCTTGAAGAGGCAGCTTCGTg GTGGCGGAGTGCTCTTCTTTGGAGGACATTTTTCACAACAGCAGTTGTCGCCATAGTATTGAGAGTCTTCATACAATATTGTACTACAGGAAACTGTGGGCTATTTGGGCAAGGAGGTCTTATCATGTATGATGTCAGTGCAGCCAATGCAACATACAGTGGTCCTGATATACTAGCAGTATTATTCCTAGGAATTCTTGGAGGAATTTTTGGAAGCATATATAACTATCTTGTGGATAAGGTCATTCGAACTTATAGCATCATTCATGA AAAGGGTGCTGCGGCCAAAATCTTACTTGTTATCACCATTGCTCTCTTGACATCATGTCTTTCTTATGGCTTACCATGGTTTGCGGAGTGCCAAGCATGCCCTACTGATGAGAGTGTGAGGTGTCCTTCTGTTGGTCAATCTGGTAACTATAAAAGCTTCAATTGCCCATCAGGCTATTACAATGACCTTGCCTCCCTATTTCTAAACACTAATGATGATGCCATTCGTAATCTATTCAGCACCAGTACAACAAAAGAATTTCACATTTCCtctcttttcatcttctttgccGCCGTTTACTTCCTTGGAATTATCACTTACGGCATTGCTATTCCCTCTGGGCTCTTCATCCCTGTCATATTAGCTGGAGCTTGCTATGGACGTCTTGTTGGGAGGTTGTTTGAATCAATCTCTACTCTTGACACAGGTCTCTTTGCCCTACTTGGATCTGCCTCCTTCCTGGGTGGCACTATGAGAATGACAGTCTCCCTATGTATTATACTGCTTGAACTCACCAATGACTTACTTTTGCTTCCCCTCGTCATGTTGGTTCTCCTTATTTCGAAAACTGTAGCTGATAACTTCAACAAGGGTATTTATGACCAAATAGTTAAAATAAAGGGATTGCCTTATTTGGAGGCTCATGCAGAACCATACATGAGACATTTGGTCACAAGTGATGTTGTTTCTGGTCCATTGGTTACTTTTTCTGGTATTGAGAAGGTAGGACGCATATTGGATGCTTTGAGGACTACAGGGCATAACGGATTCCCAGTGATTGATGAACCACCTTTTTCAGAAGCTCCAGAATTGTGTGGTCTGGTTTTAAGGTCTCATTTGCTTATTTTGCTTAAGGGTAAGATTTTTTCGAAGGACAGGGTTGTTTGTGGAGCAGAGATCTTACACAGATTTGCTGCATTTGATTTCGCTAAGGCAGGATCAGGAAAGGGAATCAAATTGGAGGATCTTGATATCGAAGAGGAGGAGATGGATATGTATGTTGATCTCCATCCTATTACAAATGCATCGCCGTACACAGTGGTTGAGACAATGTCACTAGCCAAAGCTGCTATTCTCTTTCGGCAACTTGGTCTAAGACACCTGTGTTTGGTACCAAAGAGCCAAGGG AGACCTCCAATTGTTGGAATTCTAACACGGCATGACTTCATGCCGGAGCACATTTTGGGACTCTACCCTCATATCAAGGCTCACTAG
- the LOC117626641 gene encoding ribosomal lysine N-methyltransferase 3 isoform X2: protein MGKGSSRRVRAFKRWMKREGIECSDALDLRDEGVEIGISVSALAHLKEGDVVARIPKLTCLTTRTTAARDIISAAAGEGEEESCLGGLAGLAVALMYERSLGERSRWAAYLELLSKEEESLPLVWRADEVEQLLAGTELEGTVKEDKGVMWKEWKESIEPTLLLQMHPLDAAAVEFDPSFFGFGDYLAARTLISSRSFQIDEYHGVGMVPLADLFNHKTGAEDVHLMTSPHKSEYNTTQENNESDTTSTSISAIHDDDMSASITVDEGEGDDSGGEGDNGDRDNSEGGDDDDSDDSGDGDSDDYGDGDGDGDDSDGDDLEMTMVKDVKLGAEVFNTYGSLGNAALLHRYGFTEPDNPYDIVNIDLELILQWSSSLFSGQHRRARLSLWKRLDYSGCVTHNSEYFEVSFNGEPEIEMLVLLYIMLLPHDAYYKMDLALATAGSSSKPMDIIFSNKSKKLCHKTGLLSEDLLLRKSLCNALLSLADMRDSLYGTNSIEDDIEALGRCCCLSDKKLYHSLMLRISERRILQKLKILFCEWN, encoded by the exons ATGGGAAAGGGGAGTAGCAGACGGGTGAGGGCGTTCAAGCGGTGGATGAAGCGGGAAGGGATCGAATGCAGCGACGCCCTGGACTTGAGGGACGAAGGAGTCGAAATCGGAATCAGCGTGAGCGCCCTAGCCCACCTCAAGGAAGGGGACGTGGTGGCCAGAATACCAAAGCTCACGTGCCTCACCACAAGAACCACCGCCGCACGTGACATTATCTCCGCCGCCGCCGGTGAGGGCGAGGAGGAGTCTTGTTTAGGAGGGTTAGCAGGGCTGGCGGTGGCGCTGATGTACGAGAGGAGCTTGGGAGAGCGTTCACGGTGGGCCGCATACCTTGAGTTGTTGAGCAAAGAAGAAGAGTCGTTGCCTTTGGTTTGGAGGGCCGACGAGGTTGAGCAGCTGCTGGCAGGGACAGAGCTGGAGGGAACGGTCAAGGAAGACAAAGGAGTTATGTGGAAGGAGTGGAAGGAGAGCATTGAGCCCACGTTACTACTGCAAATGCATCCTTTGGATGCGGCCGCCGTTGAATTCGACCCGAGCTTCTTCGGATTCGGAGACTACTTGGCGGCAAGAACGCTGATATCTTCTCGTTCTTTTCAGATTGATGAATACCACGGAGTAGGAATGGTTCCTTTGGCTGACCT GTTTAATCATAAAACGGGAGCTGAGGATGTGCACTTAATGACCTCTCCTCACAAAAGTGAATACAACACCACCCAAGAAAACAATGAATCTGATACTACTAGTACTAGTATTAGTGCCATTCATGATGATGATATGTCTGCTTCTATTACTGTTGACGAGGGTGAGGGTGACGATAGTGGAGGTGAGGGTGACAATGGTGATCGTGACAATAGTGAGGgcggtgatgatgatgacagTGATGATTCTGGTGACGGTGACAGTGATGAttatggtgatggtgatggtgatggtgatgacAGTGATGGTGATGATTTGGAAATGACTATGGTGAAAGATGTCAAACTGGGAGCTGAG GTCTTTAATACATACGGGTCATTGGGTAATGCTGCACTGCTTCACAGATATGGATTTACAGAGCCAGATAATCCGTATGACATTGTCAATATCGACTTGGAACTGATACTCCAGTGGAGTTCATCCTTGTTTTCTGGCCAGCATCGTAGAGCAAGGCTATCCCTCTGGAAAAGATTGGATTACTCTGGATGTGTCACCCACAACTCTGAATATTTTGAGGTTTCATTTAATGGAGAACCTGAAATTGAGATGTTGGTTTTATTGTACATAATGTTGTTACCACATGATGCATATTATAAGATGGATCTTGCTCTAGCAACTGCAGGAAGTTCCAGTAAACCCATGGACATCATTTTTTccaataaaagcaaaaaattgTGCCACAAAACTGGACTATTGAGTGAGGACCTGTTGCTGAGAAAATCTCTTTGTAATGCTCTTTTGTCCCTTGCAGATATGCGGGACAGCCTTTATGGTACAAATTCAATAGAAGATGATATAGAAGCATTGGGCAGGTGTTGTTGCTTAAGTGACAAAAAGTTGTACCATTCTTTGATGCTTCGTATCAGTGAGAGGAGGATCCTTCAGAAGCTTAAAAT CCTCTTTTGCGAATGGAATTGA